From bacterium:
AGCGACTCCCCTGCATTGGGCGGCCGAAGACGGATATCTTGAAATGGCGAAGCTGCTGATATGCAGAGGCGCAAACGTAAATGCGAGAGATTTGAATAACGGCAGGCCGCTTCATCTGGCTGTATCGCATAATCACATTGACATTACTCGTCTGCTAATCAAAAATGGCGGGTTGATTGATGTAAGAGACATCGACGATTACACTCCCCTTTGTTACGCTGTTGACAACAACTTCAATGATATTGCCATGTTGCTGATAGACAACGGGGCTAAACTCGATGCGAAGTTTTTTGCAGATAAGACGACGCTCCTGCATATTGCAGTAAATAACAATAACACTAAGATTTGCCGGAAGCTGATTGAGAAAGGCGCGAATATAGACTCTGTTGATGGCGCAGACTATACCCCTCTTCACCTTGCCGCTTCAGCCGATCAATATGACGCTGCGGCTTTGTTGGTCGAAGACGGTGCTGAAGTTAATGTCAAGTCCTGCGAAGGCAGGACTCCACTGCTTATGGCGACTTTGGGCAATCACTATAAAATGTCCAGCTTTCTAGTCTCGAAGGGTGCGGATGTCAATGTTAGGGATAATAGTGGCTATAATCCTGTCTACTTTGCCATATTGAATAATCAGATAAAGCTGGTTGATCTGTTGGTTACACATGGCGCCGATGTTAATGTCAGACTGCCGAAGCACAAAATATCTACCCTTGCGCACAGAGCGACGGCTGGAAATGCCCAGAAACAAACTGATGTCTCAGATGGATCGAATAGCGAAAAGATAGATACACATACACCGCTTGCGATGGCTTTAAGGTTAAAATTTGCAGATATCT
This genomic window contains:
- a CDS encoding ankyrin repeat domain-containing protein, with the translated sequence MSKWMFPLLLVLVCVLACNSSADESTKLFDAVRSNNIATVKKILDRNPKLVNKIDDLKATPLHWAAEDGYLEMAKLLICRGANVNARDLNNGRPLHLAVSHNHIDITRLLIKNGGLIDVRDIDDYTPLCYAVDNNFNDIAMLLIDNGAKLDAKFFADKTTLLHIAVNNNNTKICRKLIEKGANIDSVDGADYTPLHLAASADQYDAAALLVEDGAEVNVKSCEGRTPLLMATLGNHYKMSSFLVSKGADVNVRDNSGYNPVYFAILNNQIKLVDLLVTHGADVNVRLPKHKISTLAHRATAGNAQKQTDVSDGSNSEKIDTHTPLAMALRLKFADISEYLRKHGGVE